A stretch of the Bacillus sp. B-jedd genome encodes the following:
- the purK gene encoding 5-(carboxyamino)imidazole ribonucleotide synthase, with the protein MSLSRKVILPGATIGIIGGGQLGRMMALSAKAMGYRIAVLDPNPDSPCGQIADEKMIAPYDSVEAIAQLAERSDVITYEFENIDVQALEEASKISWVPQGTKLLKIARNRITEKKAITEAGLPVAPYMPVMTDKELNVAIKELGYPCVIKTTTGGYDGKGQVVVKDEGDLLKAVELLRQGPCVMEKWLSFSKEISVITARNTAGESAVFPVTENIHKNNILHETIVPARINSKSEKKAAELAVQLADSLGLVGTIAVEMFLMEDGSIFINEIAPRPHNSGHYTIEACETSQFAQHIRAVCNLPLGNTTLLKPAVMVNVLGEHQEMLLMAAPELRNWNIHLYGKNEVKPGRKMGHATLLRDSVEAALQEIETVGIWSERRKATISG; encoded by the coding sequence ATCAGCTTGTCTAGAAAGGTTATTTTGCCGGGTGCGACAATTGGCATCATTGGAGGCGGACAGCTTGGAAGGATGATGGCACTCTCCGCAAAGGCGATGGGTTACAGGATTGCAGTCTTGGATCCCAATCCTGATTCACCGTGCGGCCAGATCGCCGACGAAAAGATGATTGCTCCCTACGATAGCGTCGAGGCAATTGCACAGCTTGCGGAACGTAGTGATGTGATTACATACGAATTTGAAAATATTGATGTACAGGCGCTTGAAGAAGCTTCTAAAATCAGCTGGGTTCCCCAGGGAACGAAACTGCTTAAGATTGCCAGGAACCGAATCACTGAAAAAAAGGCAATCACTGAAGCTGGGCTTCCAGTTGCTCCCTACATGCCTGTAATGACAGATAAAGAGTTAAATGTCGCCATAAAAGAACTTGGCTATCCTTGTGTCATTAAGACAACAACAGGGGGATATGACGGAAAAGGCCAGGTAGTTGTAAAAGATGAGGGCGACCTCCTAAAAGCTGTTGAACTTCTCAGGCAGGGACCGTGTGTGATGGAGAAATGGCTTTCATTTTCAAAGGAAATCTCGGTTATCACAGCCAGGAACACCGCTGGGGAAAGTGCAGTCTTCCCGGTTACTGAAAATATTCATAAAAACAATATCCTTCATGAGACAATCGTGCCGGCAAGAATCAATTCAAAGTCGGAAAAAAAGGCGGCGGAACTGGCTGTCCAGCTTGCGGATTCACTCGGGCTGGTGGGCACGATCGCGGTTGAGATGTTCCTGATGGAGGATGGCTCGATTTTTATCAATGAAATTGCACCCAGGCCCCATAACTCGGGCCACTATACAATTGAAGCGTGTGAAACATCCCAGTTTGCCCAGCACATCCGGGCAGTTTGCAACCTGCCGCTTGGCAATACAACTTTGCTGAAGCCGGCCGTCATGGTAAATGTTCTCGGGGAACATCAGGAAATGCTGTTAATGGCGGCGCCAGAACTGCGCAATTGGAATATTCATCTTTACGGCAAAAATGAGGTGAAGCCGGGCCGCAAAATGGGGCATGCGACATTGCTCCGTGATTCTGTTGAAGCGGCACTTCAAGAAATTGAAACCGTCGGAATATGGTCAGAAAGGCGAAAAGCGACAATCAGCGGTTGA
- the purQ gene encoding phosphoribosylformylglycinamidine synthase subunit PurQ, with the protein MKFAVIVFPGSNCDADMLHAINDELGAEAEYVWHTESSLEGYDGILLPGGFSYGDYLRCGAIARFSAVMAEIIRAAEAGKPILGVCNGFQILLEAGLLPGALRRNDSLKFICSPAKIKVENNRTMFTGGYGAGQVLSIPVAHGEGNYFCDEETLAKLKANGQIVFTYKENINGSLENIAGIVNEQGNVLGMMPHPERAVNTLLGSADGLALFQSIVKHWRESHVVKA; encoded by the coding sequence ATGAAATTCGCAGTAATTGTCTTTCCAGGTTCGAATTGTGACGCGGATATGCTTCATGCTATCAATGATGAGCTTGGTGCCGAAGCGGAATATGTCTGGCATACCGAATCAAGTCTTGAAGGCTACGATGGGATTCTTTTGCCGGGGGGATTTTCATACGGCGACTATCTGCGCTGCGGGGCGATTGCCCGGTTCAGTGCGGTCATGGCGGAAATCATCCGGGCAGCGGAAGCAGGAAAACCAATCCTTGGTGTCTGCAATGGGTTCCAAATCTTGCTTGAGGCTGGGCTCCTCCCTGGTGCGCTTAGAAGGAATGACAGCTTAAAATTCATCTGCTCGCCAGCCAAAATCAAGGTCGAAAACAACCGGACGATGTTTACGGGCGGTTACGGGGCAGGCCAGGTGCTGTCAATCCCAGTTGCCCACGGGGAAGGCAATTATTTTTGCGATGAGGAAACGCTTGCGAAACTAAAAGCAAACGGGCAAATTGTTTTTACATATAAAGAAAATATCAATGGAAGCCTTGAAAATATCGCAGGCATCGTCAATGAACAAGGGAATGTCCTTGGCATGATGCCGCATCCGGAGAGGGCTGTCAATACCCTGCTCGGAAGTGCCGATGGACTGGCGCTGTTCCAATCAATTGTGAAGCATTGGAGGGAATCACATGTTGTTAAAGCTTGA
- the purE gene encoding 5-(carboxyamino)imidazole ribonucleotide mutase, whose amino-acid sequence MEVKVAVIMGSKSDWETMKHACCVLEELGVPFEKKVVSAHRTPDLMFSFAEGARARGLEVIIAGAGGAAHLPGMVAAKTIVPVIGVPIKSRALNGLDSLLSIVQMPAGVPVATMSIGESGAKNAGLLAAQILALKDPALAEKIEEMRKAAGEAAEESSDQLV is encoded by the coding sequence ATGGAAGTGAAGGTTGCAGTTATTATGGGCAGCAAGTCGGATTGGGAGACGATGAAGCATGCGTGTTGTGTGCTTGAAGAGCTTGGCGTTCCATTTGAAAAAAAGGTCGTTTCCGCTCACCGGACCCCTGACTTGATGTTCAGCTTCGCGGAAGGAGCGCGGGCACGGGGACTTGAAGTGATTATTGCCGGGGCAGGCGGTGCGGCACATTTACCAGGGATGGTAGCGGCAAAAACCATTGTTCCAGTTATCGGCGTTCCAATCAAGTCAAGAGCGCTGAATGGATTGGATTCACTGTTATCCATTGTCCAAATGCCTGCTGGCGTACCTGTAGCGACAATGTCTATCGGAGAAAGCGGAGCAAAAAATGCCGGATTGCTTGCTGCCCAAATCCTTGCCCTAAAAGATCCGGCGCTAGCTGAAAAAATTGAAGAGATGAGAAAAGCAGCCGGTGAAGCGGCGGAAGAAAGCAGTGATCAGCTTGTCTAG
- the purC gene encoding phosphoribosylaminoimidazolesuccinocarboxamide synthase produces MGELLYEGKAKKIYSTDEEQVVLVEYKDSATAFNGEMKAEIVGKGRLNNEISSLLFANLHEAGIESHFIKKISPVSQLVKKVAIIPLEVVVRNITAGSMAKRLGLEEGRPLKKPIVEFYLKDDSLGDPLITEDHVLELEAATLGEIEILKEKALAVNAFLTPFFTELGVQLVDSKLEFGKDALGRIILADEISPDTCRLWDMETNEKLDKDVFRRNLGSITEAYEKILVRLGG; encoded by the coding sequence ATGGGTGAGCTTTTGTATGAAGGGAAGGCGAAAAAGATTTACAGCACGGATGAAGAGCAGGTCGTGCTGGTGGAATACAAAGATTCAGCCACAGCGTTCAACGGGGAAATGAAGGCGGAAATCGTAGGTAAGGGACGGCTCAATAATGAAATCAGTTCTCTGCTTTTCGCAAATCTGCATGAAGCAGGTATCGAGTCGCATTTTATTAAAAAGATTTCCCCAGTCTCGCAGCTTGTAAAAAAAGTGGCGATTATCCCCCTTGAAGTAGTCGTCCGCAATATTACTGCTGGCAGCATGGCCAAGCGGCTTGGACTGGAGGAAGGCCGGCCACTGAAAAAGCCGATTGTCGAGTTTTACTTGAAGGATGACAGCCTTGGCGACCCGCTCATTACGGAAGACCATGTCCTCGAACTTGAGGCAGCAACTCTTGGCGAAATAGAAATTTTGAAAGAAAAGGCTCTTGCCGTAAATGCCTTTTTAACTCCATTTTTCACTGAACTTGGCGTTCAGTTGGTCGATTCTAAGCTTGAGTTTGGCAAAGATGCATTGGGGAGAATCATTCTGGCGGATGAAATATCTCCCGATACGTGCCGCCTTTGGGACATGGAGACGAATGAGAAGCTTGATAAAGATGTATTCAGAAGGAATCTTGGCAGCATTACTGAAGCGTACGAAAAAATACTAGTCCGATTGGGAGGCTGA
- the purS gene encoding phosphoribosylformylglycinamidine synthase subunit PurS: MVKVKVFVTLKESVLDPQGKAVSNALHSLGYEEVTDVRIGKYMELFIEPAGRDIETVVREACEKLLSNPVIEDYRYEIEEAVIL; this comes from the coding sequence ATGGTTAAAGTGAAAGTATTTGTCACGTTGAAGGAAAGTGTTCTGGATCCGCAAGGGAAGGCTGTATCAAACGCGCTTCATTCACTGGGGTATGAAGAGGTGACGGATGTACGAATTGGCAAGTATATGGAGCTTTTCATTGAGCCGGCAGGAAGGGACATTGAAACGGTTGTCCGCGAGGCGTGTGAAAAACTGCTTTCCAATCCTGTCATTGAAGATTACCGCTATGAAATCGAGGAGGCTGTCATCCTATGA
- the purL gene encoding phosphoribosylformylglycinamidine synthase subunit PurL, translating into MLLKLEPSPEQIKSEGLYKQMGLSDEEFTRIEEILGRLPNYTETGLFSVMWSEHCSYKNSKPILKRFPTKGERVLQGPGEGAGVVDIGDGHAVVFKIESHNHPSAIEPYQGAATGVGGIIRDIFSMGARPVALLNSLRFGELDSSPRVRYLFKEVVSGIAGYGNCIGIPTVGGEIQFDASYDGNPIVNAMCVGLINHEDMKKGLASGVGNTVMYVGAKTGRDGIHGATFASEELTDESEENRPAVQVGDPFMEKLLLEACLELIKSDALVGIQDMGAAGLTSSSAEMASKAGFGIEMDLDLVPQRETGMTAYEMMLSESQERMLIVVKKGREQEIIELFSKYELEAVAIGTVTEDKKLRLIHQGEVAADVPVDALALDAPVYHKLSAEPDYFRQFQAMGNPVPEVADFTETLISLLKQPTIASKEWVYNQYDYMVRTSTVVAPGSDAAVIRIRGTKKALAMTTDCNSRYLYLDPETGGKIAVAEAARNVICSGAEPLAITDNLNFGSPEKPDIFWQMEKAADGISEACRVLNAPVIGGNVSLYNETNGKAIYPTPVIGMVGLITDTSHITTQEFKQASDLIYLLGETKDEFGGSELQKLIHGDIFGKSPALNLETEAKHQAAVLEAIRFGLVQSAHDLSEGGLAVALAECAIGSKGLGAAVDLEGNPVSTLFSESQSRFLLTVKKENSGIFESMTGARLIGVVTEEPALKVRINGETIIDEKIEKLESAWRGAIPCLLN; encoded by the coding sequence ATGTTGTTAAAGCTTGAGCCGTCTCCAGAACAAATCAAGTCAGAAGGTTTATACAAGCAAATGGGGCTTTCAGATGAAGAGTTTACGAGAATTGAAGAAATTCTTGGGCGCCTCCCGAATTATACGGAAACTGGGTTGTTTTCGGTCATGTGGTCCGAGCATTGCTCTTACAAGAATTCTAAGCCGATTCTGAAAAGGTTCCCGACGAAAGGCGAACGCGTCCTTCAGGGTCCGGGTGAAGGAGCGGGAGTCGTTGATATTGGCGACGGCCATGCAGTTGTGTTCAAAATTGAAAGCCACAATCATCCGTCCGCCATTGAACCATACCAGGGCGCCGCGACTGGAGTGGGCGGCATCATCCGAGATATTTTCTCGATGGGCGCAAGGCCTGTGGCCCTATTGAACTCGTTGCGGTTTGGGGAACTAGATTCATCGCCGCGCGTCCGTTATCTTTTCAAGGAAGTCGTCTCCGGGATTGCCGGATATGGAAATTGCATAGGCATCCCGACGGTTGGCGGGGAGATTCAATTTGATGCTTCTTATGATGGCAACCCGATTGTCAATGCGATGTGTGTCGGTCTCATCAACCATGAGGACATGAAAAAGGGGCTCGCCAGCGGCGTGGGGAACACAGTCATGTATGTTGGAGCGAAGACAGGCCGGGATGGTATCCACGGGGCGACATTCGCTTCCGAGGAATTGACCGATGAGTCTGAGGAGAACCGCCCGGCAGTCCAGGTTGGCGACCCGTTCATGGAAAAGCTTTTGCTTGAGGCATGCCTGGAACTTATAAAATCGGATGCCCTTGTCGGCATTCAGGATATGGGTGCTGCCGGGTTGACGAGCTCGAGTGCCGAAATGGCAAGTAAAGCGGGCTTCGGGATTGAAATGGATCTCGACCTAGTCCCGCAAAGGGAAACTGGGATGACGGCGTATGAAATGATGCTGTCCGAATCCCAGGAACGGATGCTCATTGTCGTCAAAAAGGGCCGTGAGCAGGAAATTATCGAGCTTTTTTCAAAATATGAACTTGAAGCCGTTGCGATTGGCACGGTTACAGAAGATAAAAAACTCCGACTGATACACCAGGGAGAAGTGGCGGCGGACGTACCGGTCGATGCGCTTGCCCTTGATGCGCCCGTTTACCATAAACTGTCGGCGGAACCGGACTATTTCCGCCAGTTTCAGGCGATGGGGAACCCGGTGCCGGAAGTGGCGGATTTTACAGAGACACTCATAAGCCTCTTAAAGCAGCCGACCATTGCTTCAAAGGAATGGGTGTACAATCAATACGATTATATGGTCAGGACAAGTACGGTTGTCGCCCCGGGTTCCGATGCGGCAGTGATTCGGATCCGCGGCACAAAAAAGGCACTGGCGATGACAACAGACTGCAATTCGCGTTACTTGTATCTTGACCCCGAAACCGGCGGGAAAATCGCCGTGGCGGAAGCGGCCAGGAATGTCATTTGTTCAGGGGCTGAGCCGCTTGCGATCACTGATAACCTCAATTTCGGCAGCCCGGAAAAACCGGATATCTTCTGGCAGATGGAAAAGGCCGCAGATGGAATCAGTGAGGCATGCCGCGTACTGAATGCCCCGGTCATCGGAGGGAACGTCTCGCTTTATAATGAAACAAACGGCAAGGCGATTTACCCGACGCCGGTCATCGGCATGGTTGGACTCATCACTGATACAAGCCACATTACAACCCAGGAATTTAAACAAGCCAGTGACCTGATTTATTTGCTTGGTGAAACAAAGGATGAGTTCGGAGGTTCTGAATTGCAGAAGCTTATCCATGGCGATATTTTTGGCAAAAGCCCCGCTCTTAATCTTGAAACGGAAGCGAAACATCAGGCAGCTGTTCTTGAAGCGATCCGCTTCGGGCTTGTCCAGTCGGCGCATGACCTTTCCGAAGGCGGCCTTGCGGTTGCCCTTGCCGAATGTGCGATTGGCTCTAAAGGGCTTGGCGCAGCAGTTGATCTGGAGGGAAATCCAGTTTCGACCTTATTCAGTGAATCGCAGTCCCGCTTCCTTTTGACCGTAAAAAAGGAAAACAGCGGCATTTTCGAGTCCATGACTGGAGCCCGTTTGATTGGCGTTGTCACGGAAGAACCGGCCCTTAAAGTTAGGATTAATGGAGAAACCATTATCGATGAAAAAATTGAGAAGCTGGAATCCGCCTGGAGAGGAGCCATTCCATGCTTGCTGAACTAA
- the gyrA gene encoding DNA gyrase subunit A, which produces MADFENSRIREINISQEMKSSFLDYAMSVIVSRALPDVRDGLKPVHRRILYAMHDLGMHSDKPYKKSARIVGDVIGKYHPHGDSAVYETMVRMAQDFNYRYMLVDGHGNFGSVDGDAAAAMRYTESRMSKISMELLRDINKDTIDYQDNYDGEEKEPVVLPARFPNLLVNGTTGIAVGMATNIPPHQLGEVIDGVLAISQDPDITVQELMEIIPGPDFPTGGIIIGRSGIRKAYETGRGSITIRAKVEIEQLKNGKEVIIVNELPYQVNKAKLIEKIAELVRDKRIDGITDLRDESDRNGMRIYIEVRKDANANVLLNNLYKQTALQTSFGINTLALVDGQPKVLNIKQCLQYYLSHQQVVIRRRTEFELRKAEARAHILEGLRIALDNLDAVINLIRNSRTTDIAKEGLMTTFSLSEKQAQAILDMRLQRLTGLEREKIEEEYQGLMALIAELKAILADEEKILEIIREELLEIKERFNDTRRTEIVAGGIENIEDEDLIPRETVVLTLTHNGYIKRLPVSTYRAQRRGGRGIQGMGTNDDDFVEHLITTSTHDTILFFTNKGKVYRSKGYEIPEFSRTAKGIPIINLLGIEKDEWINAIIPVDEFVDDWFLFFTTREGVSKRSPLTSFAHIRNNGLIALNLREGDELISVRLTDGSKEIVIATKKGMQIRFPEDDVRTMGRTATGVKGITLDADDEVIGMEVLEEGTEVLVVTSKGYGKRTDASEYRIQGRGGKGIKTANVVEEKNGHLVSMKTVTGEEDLMLITTGGVLIRIPVDSISKVGRNTIGVKLINVKDNESVATVAKVEREDEKSELDEDELAGMVIEADHTDEPIEVKEVVELEEPVEISEASEPDSDGEEE; this is translated from the coding sequence ATGGCTGATTTTGAAAACTCCCGAATAAGGGAAATAAATATTAGCCAGGAAATGAAATCATCCTTCCTGGACTATGCAATGAGTGTAATCGTTTCACGTGCCCTGCCTGATGTCCGGGATGGCCTGAAGCCAGTACACCGCCGCATCCTTTATGCCATGCATGACCTTGGGATGCATTCGGACAAACCATATAAAAAATCCGCCCGTATTGTCGGCGATGTTATTGGTAAATACCATCCGCACGGAGACTCTGCTGTTTACGAGACAATGGTCAGGATGGCCCAGGACTTTAACTACCGTTACATGCTTGTTGACGGACACGGAAACTTCGGGTCTGTTGATGGCGATGCGGCGGCCGCAATGCGATATACCGAATCAAGAATGTCGAAAATCTCGATGGAGCTGCTCCGTGATATCAATAAAGACACAATTGATTACCAGGATAACTATGACGGTGAAGAAAAAGAGCCTGTTGTACTGCCAGCACGGTTTCCCAACCTGCTTGTCAATGGAACAACTGGTATTGCGGTCGGGATGGCGACGAATATTCCTCCCCACCAGCTAGGTGAGGTTATTGATGGGGTACTAGCAATCAGCCAGGATCCAGACATTACCGTTCAGGAACTGATGGAAATCATACCAGGGCCTGACTTCCCGACAGGTGGAATCATCATCGGGCGGAGCGGTATTCGCAAGGCCTATGAAACGGGCCGCGGATCCATTACGATCCGGGCAAAAGTTGAAATCGAACAATTGAAAAACGGCAAGGAAGTTATTATTGTTAACGAGCTTCCGTACCAGGTAAACAAGGCGAAGCTGATTGAAAAAATCGCCGAGCTTGTCAGGGATAAGCGGATCGACGGGATTACCGACCTCCGTGACGAATCCGACCGGAACGGGATGCGGATTTACATTGAAGTCAGAAAAGACGCCAATGCCAACGTTCTGTTGAATAACCTATACAAGCAGACTGCCCTGCAGACCTCTTTCGGAATTAATACGCTTGCCCTTGTTGATGGACAGCCTAAGGTTCTGAACATTAAACAGTGCCTGCAGTATTATTTAAGCCACCAGCAGGTCGTCATTCGCCGCAGGACTGAATTTGAATTGCGCAAGGCAGAAGCAAGGGCCCATATTCTAGAAGGTTTGCGCATCGCGCTTGATAATCTTGACGCGGTCATTAACCTGATCAGGAATTCAAGGACTACTGACATTGCCAAAGAAGGACTTATGACCACTTTCAGTCTGTCCGAAAAACAGGCGCAGGCAATCCTTGATATGAGGCTTCAGCGTCTGACAGGATTGGAACGGGAAAAGATCGAGGAAGAATATCAAGGCCTGATGGCATTGATTGCTGAATTAAAAGCCATCCTCGCTGATGAAGAGAAAATCCTTGAAATCATCCGTGAAGAATTACTGGAAATTAAAGAGCGCTTCAACGATACAAGACGCACAGAAATCGTTGCCGGCGGAATTGAGAACATCGAGGATGAAGATTTAATTCCACGTGAAACAGTTGTCCTTACCCTTACCCATAATGGCTATATTAAACGCCTGCCAGTTTCAACCTACCGCGCTCAAAGACGCGGCGGACGCGGCATCCAGGGCATGGGAACTAATGACGATGATTTCGTTGAACATCTTATTACAACCTCGACCCATGATACGATCCTCTTCTTTACTAACAAAGGAAAGGTATATCGTTCAAAGGGTTATGAAATCCCTGAATTCAGCCGTACGGCAAAAGGAATCCCAATTATTAATCTATTGGGAATCGAAAAGGATGAATGGATTAATGCGATCATCCCGGTAGATGAATTTGTTGATGACTGGTTCCTTTTCTTTACAACAAGGGAAGGCGTTTCGAAACGTTCCCCGCTTACATCTTTTGCCCATATTCGGAACAATGGATTGATCGCGCTCAATCTGCGTGAGGGTGACGAACTTATTTCTGTCCGATTGACGGACGGCAGCAAGGAAATCGTCATTGCGACGAAAAAAGGCATGCAGATTCGTTTCCCTGAAGATGATGTCAGGACAATGGGCAGAACGGCAACCGGAGTTAAAGGAATCACGCTGGATGCCGATGATGAAGTTATCGGGATGGAAGTCCTCGAAGAAGGAACAGAAGTCCTTGTTGTAACCAGCAAAGGGTATGGTAAGCGAACTGACGCATCGGAATACCGAATCCAAGGCCGTGGCGGTAAAGGTATAAAAACAGCCAATGTCGTTGAAGAAAAGAACGGCCATTTGGTTTCAATGAAGACCGTTACCGGGGAAGAGGATTTGATGCTGATTACAACAGGCGGCGTTCTCATCCGGATCCCTGTTGACAGTATTTCAAAAGTAGGGCGGAATACGATTGGCGTTAAGCTGATCAATGTAAAAGATAACGAAAGTGTCGCGACAGTTGCCAAAGTAGAAAGGGAAGATGAAAAATCGGAACTTGATGAGGACGAACTGGCGGGCATGGTAATTGAAGCCGACCATACCGATGAACCGATTGAAGTGAAAGAAGTAGTGGAATTGGAAGAACCGGTGGAAATTTCGGAAGCTTCGGAACCTGATTCGGATGGGGAAGAAGAGTAA